The Pandoraea apista genomic interval CCGAGGCCGGCGTGCAACCCGCGACGTTCGTGCGGCTCGCGCAGCATCTCGGCTTCGACGGCTGGCATGGTTTGCGCGAACTCTTTCTCGAATCGATCCGGCTCGGGCCGCAACCGTATGCGAGCCGCGCGCGTCAGGTGATTCGCGAAGGCGATGCTGCGCGCATGGTGCCCGAGATGTTCCGCGTGCAGCACAACAACCTCGATCTGACGGAAGCGGGCGCAAACGCATCGCTGGGTGCGGCCGTCGATCTGCTCGCCAATGCGGGGACCGTGCATGTGGCCGGCTTTCGCGCCTGCTTCCCCATCGCGTTCACGTTCCAGTATGTCTATCGGCTGTTCCGGCCCACGGTGCATCTGATTCGCGGCGAGGCGGGCACGTTGGAGATGGAATTGCGCGCGCTCTCGGCACGCGACGTGGTTGTCGTGATCAGCTTCGCGCCGTATTCGAACGAAGCGCTGATCGTGGCGCGCGCCGCACGGGCCGCCGGTGCGCGCGTGCTTGCGCTCACCGATTCCACCGTCTCGCCGCTCGCCCTCGACGCCGACGTGACCGTGCTCTTCTCGCATGAGAGTCCGTCGTTCTTCCCGTCGATCACGGCAGGCATTGCGGTAGTGGAGACACTGGTGGAGATGCTGCTCGCCCGCAAGGGCCGCGGCGCAGTGCGCGCGCTGGAACTGGCCGAGGACCAGTTGCATGGCACCGGCGCTTACGTCAGCCCGGCCGGCGGTGCGGGCGGCGGACGCGT includes:
- a CDS encoding MurR/RpiR family transcriptional regulator; the encoded protein is MTEATALPQTLEQLNTQLRERYPHLSPQFQAGARFLLDHPQRVPISSMRAIAAEAGVQPATFVRLAQHLGFDGWHGLRELFLESIRLGPQPYASRARQVIREGDAARMVPEMFRVQHNNLDLTEAGANASLGAAVDLLANAGTVHVAGFRACFPIAFTFQYVYRLFRPTVHLIRGEAGTLEMELRALSARDVVVVISFAPYSNEALIVARAARAAGARVLALTDSTVSPLALDADVTVLFSHESPSFFPSITAGIAVVETLVEMLLARKGRGAVRALELAEDQLHGTGAYVSPAGGAGGGRVKPDA